One window of Quercus robur chromosome 12, dhQueRobu3.1, whole genome shotgun sequence genomic DNA carries:
- the LOC126708869 gene encoding fumarate hydratase 1, mitochondrial, with translation MAMYALPRRLSISGGSAIGALRYITTTVLKPLPTSFREERDTFGPILVPSDKLWGAQTQRSLQNFDIGGDRERMPEPIIRAFGILKRCAAKVNMEYGLDPMVAKAIMQAAQEVAEGKLNDHFPLVVWQTGSGTQSNMNANEVIANRAAEILGHKRGEKVVHPNDHVNRSQSSNDTFPTVMHIAAAMEINSRLIPNLKHLHTSLNSKSVEFKDIVKIGRTHTQDATPLTLGQEFSGYSTQVKYGIDRVFCTLPRMYQLAQGGTAVGTGLNTKKGFDVKIAAAVAEETNLPFVTAENKFEALAAHDAFVETSGALNTIAASLMKIANDIRLLGSGPRCGLGELILPENEPGSSIMPGKVNPTQCEALTMVCAQVMGNHVAITVGGSNGHFELNVYKPLIASGLLHSVRLLGDASASFEKNCVRGIQANRERISKLLHESLMLVTSLNPKIGYDNAAAVAKKAHKEGSTLKEAALNLGVLTSEEFDTLVVPEKMIGPSD, from the exons ATGGCGATGTACGCGTTGCCGCGCCGACTCTCAATCTCGGGTGGATCAGCGATCGGTGCTCTGCGTTACATTACTACTACTGTTTTGAAACCTTTACCCACATCCTTTCGAGAGGAGCGTGACACTTTTGGCCCAATCCTCGTTCCCTCTGACAA GTTGTGGGGGGCACAGACTCAAAGATCGTTGCAGAACTTTGACATTGGAGGCGACCGTGAAAGAATGCCTGAACCAATTATTCGTGCCTTTGGTATTCTTAAGAGATGCGCTGCCaag GTGAATATGGAGTATGGTCTTGACCCAATGGTAGCGAAAGCAATCATGCAAGCTGCCCAAGAAGTAGCAGAGGGAAAGCTAAACGATCATTTCCCACTTGTTGTATGGCAAACTGGAAGTGGAACCCAAAGCAACATGAATGCCAATGAG GTCATCGCCAATAGAGCAGCAGAGATCCTTGGCCATAAGCGTGGTGAAAAGGTTGTGCACCCTAATGACCATGTGAACAGATCACAATCTTCTAATGACACCTTCCCCACT GTGATGCATATTGCAGCTGCAATGGAAATAAATTCAAGATTGATACCAAATTTGAAACATCTGCATACCTCACTAAATTCAAAG TCTGTTGAATTCAAAGATATTGTAAAAATCGGACGCACTCACACTCAAGATGCTACACCTTTGACTCTTGGGCAAGAGTTTAGTGGCTATTCTACACAA GTAAAATATGGAATTGACCGTGTCTTTTGCACTCTACCTCGGATGTATCAG CTTGCACAGGGTGGTACTGCTGTAGGCACTGGATTGAACACAAAGAAGGG GTTTGATGTGAAGATAGCTGCAGCAGTAGCTGAGGAAACAAACTTACCCTTTGTTACTGCAGAAAACAAGTTTGAAGCTTTG GCTGCACATGATGCTTTTGTTGAAACCAGTGGAGCCCTTAACACAATTGCTGCTTCTCTGATGAAGATTGCAAATGACATACGCTTATTAGGAAG TGGTCCACGTTGTGGCCTTGGTGAACTCATTCTTCCTGAAAATGAGCCAGGCAGCAGTATTATGCCC GGAAAGGTCAATCCTACACAGTGTGAAGCTCTCACCATGGTCTGTGCTCAG GTTATGGGAAACCATGTGGCCATCACAGTAGGTGGTTCCAATGGTCACTTCGAACTTAATGTGTACAAACCATTGATTGCCAGTGGTCTTCTACAT TCTGTGAGACTGCTTGGAGATGCATCTGCCTCCTTTGAAAAGAACTGTGTGAGAGGAATTCAAGCTAATAGGGAAAGAATTTCAAAATTGCTGCATGAG TCACTGATGCTTGTCACATCTTTGAACCCT AAAATTGGTTATGACAATGCTGCTGCGGTTGCCAAAAAAGCACACAAGGAAGGAAGTACTCTGAAG GAAGCTGCATTGAACCTAGGAGTGTTAACCAGTGAAGAATTCGATACTCTTGTGGTGCCAGAAAAAATGATTGGCCCATCTGATTGA
- the LOC126709993 gene encoding protein EXORDIUM-like 2, whose translation MVTMFLKSMLFPLIFALALAPRSQGVSQSQSQSQPSLATTFNEIKYHGGPLLTKPNSINIYLIWYGAFSRNDRSSITDFFASFNPSKGLVPHQEPTVATWWKTIQTYKDKSGNSVSSTVKLVKQIGDIYSLGKNIKRAQIANYVKHKIETKVLPFDSNGIYLVLTSRDVIVERFCMGSCGFHDNIVVYTKRTRLVYAHIGNPLVQCPGLCAWPYSLPAYGPPGQQALVAPNGVGADGMVMNIATIIAGATTNPFKNGYFQGDPLAPLEAVTACPGIFGEGAYSGYPGNLMVDKISKASYNAYGANGRKFLLPAIWELTSSKCKVIH comes from the coding sequence ATGGTCACCATGTTTTTGAAGTCCATGCTCTTCCCCCTCATTTTTGCTTTGGCTTTAGCTCCAAGGTCACAAGGAGTGAGCCagagccaaagccaaagccaaccTTCTTTAGCCACCACGTTCAATGAAATCAAGTACCATGGAGGCCCCCTCTTGACCAAACCAAATAGCATCAACATCTACCTCATATGGTATGGTGCCTTTTCTCGAAACGACAGAAGCTCCATAACCGATTTCTTTGCTTCCTTTAATCCTTCGAAGGGTCTAGTACCCCATCAAGAACCCACTGTGGCAACATGGTGGAAAACAATCCAGACATACAAGGACAAGTCTGGGAACTCAGTTTCCAGCACTGTTAAACTTGTTAAACAAATTGGTGACATATATTCTTTAGGTAAGAATATTAAGCGCGCCCAAATAGCAAACTATGTCAAACACAAGATAGAGACCAAAGTATTACCATTTGACTCTAATGGAATATACTTGGTTTTGACTTCTAGAGATGTGATTGTAGAACGATTTTGCATGGGATCATGTGGTTTTCATGATAACATAGTGGTGTATACAAAGCGTACTAGGTTAGTTTATGCACATATAGGAAACCCTCTGGTGCAGTGCCCTGGATTATGTGCATGGCCTTATTCACTTCCAGCTTATGGTCCACCAGGCCAGCAAGCCCTTGTTGCACCGAATGGTGTTGGGGCTGATGGCATGGTTATGAACATTGCAACAATTATTGCAGGAGCTACAACTAATCCTTTCAAGAATGGGTATTTTCAAGGTGACCCCTTGGCTCCATTGGAGGCTGTCACAGCATGTCCAGGGATATTTGGTGAAGGAGCTTATTCAGGGTATCCTGGAAATTTGATGGTGGATAAAATCAGCAAGGCAAGTTATAATGCGTATGGTGCTAATGGAAGGAAATTCCTCCTTCCAGCTATATGGGAGCTGACAAGCTCAAAGTGCAAGGTCATCCACTAA